Sequence from the Pseudomonadota bacterium genome:
AACAAAGTGCCACAATCATTACCGGCACAATGGCCAAGCCATCCAAACCATCGGTTAAATTAACCGCATTAGAAGAACCAATCATCACCAACAAAGCCCAAGGCATAAACAGAAAACCCAAGGGAATCATCATGTTTTTACTAAAGGGTAAAGCCAGACCGGTGGCAAGTTCTGAAGGGGTGAACTCAACGATCCAATAAGCAGCGAATACACCAATGACCAATTGCCCGAGTAACTTAATCTTTCCGGGCAGCCCCTTGCTCGAGCGATGACTGAGCTTTAGATAATCATCTATTCCCCCAAGGCAACCAGTCGAAAGCGTCACAAACAAGACGATCCAAACAAATCCATTGCTTAGATCAGCCCACAAAAAAGTGCTGAAAGTCAGCGCCAAGAGAATCAATCCGCCTCCCATAGTCGGGGTGCCTTTTTTGGTCAACAGGTGACTTTCAGGGCCATCATCGCGAATGGGCTGGCCATCTTTTTGCATGGTTTTCAGCCAGCGGATAAACCACGGCCCCAGGACAAAGCTGATAATAAGCGAAGTTAAGACAGCACAGCCGGTACGAAAAGTGATATAGCGGAATACATTAAAGATCGCATGATCTTGGGTAAGTGGCGCTAGGAAATAATGCAGCATAAAAAAAACCTATCGTTCGTTTACTGTTATACCCGTCGAAATTTAAGCTCTGGGTTCGTCTGCCCAGACTTTGAATTTCGACAGTTACGACAATTGCCACCTAACATAACGGTTTGCAAAGATAAGCGCAACTGCACTTAAGTTAATTAAAAACCGTGGATAATGGTTTGCAGGGGTTGAGTTTTCATGAGCTGGAGCTGGAATTAGGAATAACACAAAACCCCAACAGCTCCTCTCGCTCCCTAGCGTTCCGGACAACAATCCACTTGTGTTTGAGGGCAGATTTGGTGATGCAGCCGATTTATTAAAAGATGAGTCTAT
This genomic interval carries:
- the mraY gene encoding phospho-N-acetylmuramoyl-pentapeptide-transferase, producing the protein MLHYFLAPLTQDHAIFNVFRYITFRTGCAVLTSLIISFVLGPWFIRWLKTMQKDGQPIRDDGPESHLLTKKGTPTMGGGLILLALTFSTFLWADLSNGFVWIVLFVTLSTGCLGGIDDYLKLSHRSSKGLPGKIKLLGQLVIGVFAAYWIVEFTPSELATGLALPFSKNMMIPLGFLFMPWALLVMIGSSNAVNLTDGLDGLAIVPVMIVALCFCLISYLVGNVVFAKYLQITYIPGSGELAVICGALVGASLGFLWFNAPPAQVFMGDTGSLSVGALLGTMSLITKHELVLAIVGGLFVVETVSVILQVGYFKLTGERIFLMAPIHHHFEKKGWAESTIVIRFWIIATILALVGLSTLKLR